In Parasegetibacter sp. NRK P23, a single genomic region encodes these proteins:
- a CDS encoding SDR family NAD(P)-dependent oxidoreductase translates to MQVLQHKTALITGSDSGIGRAIALEFARNGAKVIFTYHSDNEGAEAAAEEATAAGAETLVLKLDVSDETSVQQAFDLIQEKFGGLDILVNNAGVNGSGIPVAEMDTEVFDKTIRTNLYGTFFCSRAFVRQRLAAGKPGKIINISSVHESIASPGNSDYNASKAGIRNFSRCLALEVADKGIQVNNIAPGMILTPMNQEAMDDASVRKEKEQHIPMKRAGKPEEIAKLALFLASSDSDYSTGSTFYMDGGLTKNLGQGA, encoded by the coding sequence ATGCAGGTACTTCAACACAAAACCGCCCTTATTACCGGCTCCGATTCCGGCATCGGCCGCGCCATCGCACTTGAATTCGCCCGCAACGGCGCGAAAGTTATCTTCACCTACCATTCCGACAACGAAGGCGCGGAAGCCGCGGCAGAAGAAGCCACTGCGGCCGGTGCTGAAACCCTGGTATTAAAGTTGGACGTGAGCGATGAAACATCGGTACAGCAGGCATTCGATCTTATTCAGGAAAAATTCGGCGGACTAGATATACTCGTGAACAATGCAGGGGTGAATGGTTCCGGCATCCCCGTGGCGGAGATGGATACCGAAGTGTTTGATAAAACCATCAGAACAAATCTATACGGTACTTTCTTTTGTTCGCGCGCATTCGTACGTCAACGCCTGGCTGCCGGTAAACCGGGAAAGATCATCAACATATCTTCGGTGCACGAATCCATCGCTTCCCCCGGAAATTCCGATTACAACGCCTCAAAAGCCGGTATCCGGAACTTCTCCCGCTGCCTTGCGCTGGAAGTGGCGGATAAAGGCATCCAGGTAAACAACATCGCGCCAGGCATGATACTCACCCCCATGAACCAGGAAGCCATGGACGATGCTTCCGTTCGAAAGGAAAAAGAGCAGCATATTCCAATGAAGCGTGCCGGTAAGCCGGAAGAAATCGCCAAATTAGCGCTGTTCCTAGCCAGCAGCGACAGTGATTATTCCACCGGTTCCACTTTTTACATGGATGGCGGACTCACGAAAAATCTTGGACAGGGCGCCTGA
- a CDS encoding alpha-L-rhamnosidase: MRYFSYSPKALTFLLTITVSLASIESKATDNRLLNSEQRYDSSRYSIKIEDLKTEYTATPLGVDVAAPRFSWRMSTNERGARQTAYRLVVLDEEGIEVWNTGKMKSGHSLGIRYDGAALSPRTRYRWKLTVWDQKQHPHSAESWFETGLMEQEKVYSAWNNAKWIGLSDEQQVLHAQYLPVFRLEFSIQLDKNTNSTKAGFLYGANDARLMDKNKNHQGLSNPKDSSYVMVELDIAPLLKDALALVKIYRVGYSKKDQKEKPLFSFQVPEKLLNRQNLYQVHHFHVSSVLGDTELFLNGTASANRLGRVNLNPLGGGGDFIAFPVLADVGLYVPAGQSAYFSDIAVRHYRGPSNKFFADDPSKEQERLFQSEDKVFSVKDNAYKVHAGVADFFLSSDPSRHSAPMLRTTFGVKSTPVKKARLYISARGIYDVHLNGKRVDEAYLNPGLTQYNKIQHYQVFDVTENLQAGKNALGAVLSEGWWSGATTYMGAFWNFFGDRQSLLAQLIITYADGTEEVVKTDPGSWRGFSDGPMVYGSLFQGEVYDARKEALIENWSNPGYDDSRWKMAVEVPLAGNTSNDAINLAHNMPMVNDYIAFRLESAPGLAVKKVRTLSAVAMEEVRPGVYVYDLSQNIAGVPRITLSGMSPGTKVTLRFAEVKYPSLPEYKNNTGMIMLENIRAAMAQDIYISKGGVETINPRFTYHGFRYIEITGIPRALPLNAVQGDVLSSIHTIASGFETSDTLVNRLWKNIEWSALGNFISIPTDCPQRNERLGWSGDISVFSRTATYLADIPAFLRNHMRAMREVQNEQGRFPDVAPLGGGFGGVLWGSAGITVAWESYRQYGDMDLLRDHYAAMKAYIVYLESQIDPVTKVLCEKERNNWGSLGDWLSPEYDRTEKSLLWEAYFIYDLEVVEKIAAILGKKEDATFFNRRHMERKDFFNKTYIDSTTGTTHFRGKPVDTQASYALPLSFNIFNESNRPLAISSFARSVARENKAGDGTICPPYSLMTGFIGTAWLNHALSESKKNDLAYRLLLQEQYPSWLYPVAQGATTIWERLNAYTHTHGFGGNNTMNSFNHYSFGAVGAWLCEYALGIQRDDTVPGFKQFTLAPEPDPTGKLTYAKGHYDSYYGRIESGWTMKENSCTYTITVPPNTMAKLCINAASADKIRLDGKILRNNKLVVFTGKEQGKCCFSVQPGRYVFEVVQ, from the coding sequence ATGAGATATTTTTCCTATTCCCCGAAAGCCCTTACTTTTTTACTTACAATAACAGTTTCCTTAGCAAGCATTGAATCCAAAGCAACGGACAACCGTCTTCTTAATAGTGAACAGCGCTACGATTCATCCCGCTATTCCATCAAAATAGAAGACCTCAAAACAGAATATACAGCAACACCGTTGGGGGTAGATGTTGCAGCCCCCCGGTTCAGCTGGCGGATGTCAACGAATGAAAGAGGGGCACGGCAAACCGCTTACCGGCTTGTAGTATTAGATGAAGAGGGCATAGAAGTATGGAACACGGGAAAAATGAAAAGCGGTCATTCGCTTGGTATAAGGTACGATGGCGCCGCGTTAAGCCCCCGCACCCGTTACCGCTGGAAGTTAACGGTATGGGACCAAAAGCAGCACCCGCATAGCGCGGAATCCTGGTTCGAAACCGGGTTGATGGAGCAGGAAAAGGTTTATTCCGCCTGGAACAACGCAAAATGGATCGGCCTAAGCGATGAGCAACAAGTACTGCACGCGCAATACCTCCCAGTATTCAGGCTGGAGTTTTCAATTCAGCTGGATAAAAATACCAACAGCACCAAAGCCGGATTTCTGTATGGCGCCAACGATGCCCGGCTCATGGATAAAAATAAAAATCATCAGGGCCTCAGCAATCCCAAAGACAGTTCATATGTAATGGTGGAACTGGATATCGCTCCTTTGCTCAAAGATGCTCTTGCGCTTGTGAAGATTTACAGAGTGGGTTATAGCAAAAAGGATCAAAAAGAAAAGCCGTTGTTCTCGTTTCAGGTTCCCGAAAAATTATTGAACAGGCAGAACTTATATCAGGTGCACCATTTTCATGTATCGTCTGTATTGGGTGATACGGAATTGTTTCTGAATGGAACGGCATCCGCTAATCGTTTGGGCAGGGTTAACCTGAACCCGCTGGGTGGTGGCGGTGATTTTATCGCTTTCCCGGTATTGGCGGATGTCGGGTTGTATGTTCCGGCAGGTCAGTCTGCTTACTTTTCAGATATTGCGGTTAGGCATTACCGCGGACCTTCCAACAAATTTTTTGCTGATGATCCTTCGAAAGAGCAGGAAAGGCTATTTCAGTCTGAAGACAAAGTATTCAGTGTAAAGGACAATGCATATAAAGTGCATGCTGGGGTGGCTGACTTCTTCCTCAGTTCTGACCCCAGCCGCCATTCAGCGCCGATGCTGCGCACTACTTTCGGCGTGAAATCAACTCCGGTAAAGAAAGCCAGACTTTACATCAGCGCACGCGGTATCTACGATGTACACCTGAACGGCAAACGGGTGGACGAAGCATACCTGAATCCCGGATTAACGCAGTACAATAAAATTCAGCATTACCAGGTATTTGACGTTACGGAAAATTTACAAGCCGGGAAGAACGCGCTGGGCGCAGTATTGAGTGAAGGCTGGTGGAGCGGCGCCACTACTTATATGGGCGCATTCTGGAACTTTTTCGGCGACAGGCAATCTCTGCTCGCGCAACTGATCATCACTTACGCGGATGGTACGGAAGAAGTGGTGAAAACTGATCCGGGAAGCTGGCGCGGTTTCAGCGATGGCCCCATGGTGTATGGCAGCCTTTTCCAGGGCGAAGTATATGATGCGCGAAAGGAAGCGCTTATAGAAAATTGGTCAAACCCTGGTTATGATGACAGCCGTTGGAAAATGGCGGTGGAAGTACCCCTTGCGGGCAACACCAGCAACGATGCCATTAACCTGGCGCACAACATGCCCATGGTCAATGATTACATTGCGTTTCGCCTTGAATCCGCACCGGGACTGGCTGTCAAAAAAGTGCGCACACTGAGCGCCGTAGCTATGGAAGAAGTGCGTCCCGGTGTGTATGTTTATGACCTCAGCCAGAATATAGCCGGTGTGCCGCGGATCACCCTCAGCGGTATGTCGCCAGGAACGAAGGTGACACTACGTTTCGCGGAAGTAAAATATCCTTCGCTCCCGGAGTACAAAAACAATACGGGCATGATCATGCTCGAAAATATCCGTGCCGCCATGGCGCAGGATATTTATATTTCCAAAGGCGGTGTTGAAACAATTAATCCACGGTTTACTTACCATGGCTTCCGGTACATTGAAATTACCGGTATACCCCGCGCTTTACCATTGAACGCGGTCCAGGGCGATGTGTTAAGTTCTATCCATACCATCGCTTCCGGTTTTGAAACTTCAGATACCCTGGTCAACAGGTTATGGAAAAATATTGAATGGTCGGCCTTGGGCAATTTTATTTCCATTCCCACCGATTGTCCGCAGCGGAACGAAAGGCTGGGCTGGAGCGGTGATATTTCAGTGTTTTCACGTACCGCCACTTACCTCGCTGATATCCCGGCATTCTTACGGAACCACATGCGGGCCATGCGTGAAGTGCAAAACGAACAGGGACGGTTCCCGGATGTGGCCCCACTTGGAGGCGGTTTTGGCGGCGTGCTCTGGGGCAGCGCGGGGATAACCGTAGCCTGGGAAAGCTACCGGCAGTACGGAGATATGGATTTGCTGCGCGATCATTATGCCGCCATGAAAGCATACATCGTTTACCTGGAATCTCAGATTGACCCGGTTACAAAAGTGTTGTGTGAAAAGGAAAGAAACAACTGGGGCAGCCTTGGCGACTGGCTCAGTCCCGAATACGACCGCACGGAAAAATCATTGCTTTGGGAAGCTTATTTTATTTATGACCTTGAGGTAGTGGAAAAAATCGCGGCCATCTTAGGAAAGAAAGAAGACGCAACGTTCTTCAACAGGCGGCATATGGAACGCAAAGATTTTTTCAACAAAACCTATATCGATTCCACTACCGGCACCACGCATTTTCGTGGTAAACCCGTGGATACGCAGGCATCCTATGCGCTGCCGCTGTCTTTCAACATCTTCAATGAATCGAACCGGCCTCTCGCCATCAGCAGTTTTGCCCGGTCGGTTGCCAGGGAGAATAAAGCAGGTGACGGAACAATATGTCCGCCCTATTCGCTGATGACGGGATTTATCGGGACCGCATGGCTGAACCACGCACTTTCAGAAAGTAAGAAAAACGACCTCGCTTACCGGTTACTCCTTCAGGAACAATACCCATCGTGGTTGTACCCGGTTGCGCAGGGCGCGACTACCATCTGGGAAAGACTGAATGCCTATACGCATACTCATGGATTCGGCGGAAACAATACGATGAACTCCTTCAACCACTATTCATTCGGGGCAGTTGGCGCCTGGCTTTGTGAGTATGCGCTCGGCATTCAAAGGGATGACACTGTTCCCGGGTTTAAACAGTTTACACTGGCGCCCGAACCCGACCCAACCGGGAAACTCACTTACGCGAAAGGACATTACGATAGTTATTATGGCAGGATTGAAAGTGGTTGGACGATGAAAGAAAACAGTTGCACTTATACTATAACCGTTCCGCCAAACACAATGGCCAAACTCTGTATCAATGCTGCTTCAGCGGATAAAATACGTTTGGATGGAAAAATATTACGAAACAATAAACTTGTTGTTTTTACCGGAAAAGAGCAGGGGAAATGTTGTTTTAGTGTGCAACCCGGGCGTTATGTGTTTGAGGTGGTGCAATAA
- a CDS encoding TlpA disulfide reductase family protein, whose translation MKIRTYFTILALAFASIAYSQETKEDSLLIQRCIELAMEGTDESLQKARVQVMILAAKGKEHQLMKATQIAFVLGFAPLSDSLLNVAVKKFPKGEAARGMALSNVYNKKQNAVEMETAYRKWKRDFPQKQEDTQSEDDASARIGAAFAAERNYKQMARWFEKISDSLLLGRTEIETAETALNNGDTAVTTALLNKGVPRLRRAAALEMYRNQLNTYLQRYAFMLYKLGKYPEALAVSTEVYNAPGNKKASLQREHGMILVANGKGKEALPLLAALVKQGQSDAQLNQALQDAYLDEKGSLEGFQAYRSALKEEMVQHVRNGLSEKMINEEAPRFALKDQDGKTVSLADMKGKIVVLDFWATWCGPCKESFPAMKIAVEKFRSDTSVHFFFVDCLERVKDPKPAVMAFIHKNNYPFHVLFDTELDNIAKQYGIKGIPTKLVIDGNGRIRFRVVGFDGGADAAVEELSALIEITKQQQEGAE comes from the coding sequence ATGAAGATAAGAACATACTTTACCATCCTCGCCCTGGCTTTTGCTTCAATAGCGTATAGCCAGGAAACAAAAGAAGACAGTCTGCTGATTCAACGGTGCATAGAACTGGCCATGGAAGGAACCGATGAAAGCCTGCAAAAGGCCAGGGTGCAAGTGATGATACTTGCAGCAAAGGGAAAAGAGCATCAGCTCATGAAAGCCACACAGATAGCGTTTGTATTGGGGTTCGCGCCCCTGAGCGATTCTCTTTTGAACGTGGCGGTTAAAAAGTTCCCCAAAGGAGAGGCGGCCCGCGGAATGGCCCTCTCCAATGTTTACAATAAAAAACAAAACGCCGTGGAGATGGAAACAGCCTACAGGAAATGGAAAAGGGATTTCCCGCAAAAACAGGAAGATACCCAATCCGAAGATGACGCCAGCGCAAGAATAGGCGCGGCTTTTGCGGCAGAACGCAACTATAAGCAGATGGCAAGATGGTTTGAAAAAATCAGTGATAGTCTCCTGCTTGGACGCACGGAAATAGAGACGGCGGAAACAGCCTTGAATAATGGCGATACAGCCGTTACCACGGCGCTGCTAAACAAAGGAGTACCACGGTTGCGCCGGGCCGCCGCCCTCGAAATGTACCGCAACCAACTCAATACGTACCTGCAACGGTATGCTTTCATGTTGTACAAATTGGGTAAATACCCCGAAGCACTGGCGGTAAGTACCGAAGTATACAATGCTCCCGGCAATAAGAAGGCTTCATTACAACGTGAGCACGGTATGATACTGGTGGCCAACGGGAAAGGAAAGGAAGCGTTGCCCCTGCTGGCCGCACTGGTAAAACAAGGGCAGTCTGATGCACAACTTAATCAGGCGCTTCAGGACGCTTACCTGGATGAAAAAGGATCACTTGAAGGCTTTCAGGCGTACAGGTCAGCATTGAAGGAAGAAATGGTACAGCATGTAAGGAACGGACTTTCCGAAAAAATGATCAACGAAGAAGCGCCGCGGTTCGCACTGAAAGACCAGGACGGAAAAACGGTTTCCCTGGCGGATATGAAAGGAAAGATTGTAGTGCTCGACTTTTGGGCCACCTGGTGCGGCCCCTGTAAAGAATCCTTTCCGGCCATGAAAATAGCCGTTGAAAAATTCCGTTCAGATACCAGCGTTCATTTCTTTTTCGTGGATTGTTTGGAAAGGGTGAAAGATCCTAAGCCCGCTGTAATGGCATTCATCCACAAAAACAATTACCCCTTCCATGTGCTGTTTGATACAGAACTGGACAATATCGCGAAGCAATACGGCATAAAAGGGATTCCCACCAAACTGGTAATAGATGGCAACGGCAGGATCCGTTTCCGGGTGGTGGGCTTTGATGGCGGAGCCGACGCGGCAGTGGAAGAACTCTCCGCATTAATTGAAATAACAAAGCAACAACAGGAAGGCGCGGAATAA
- a CDS encoding PKD-like family lipoprotein, whose product MQPIYKYLLFAALCWSIAGCYKDKGNYDYQAINELTIRNLDTVQGYSVDLGQVLTVSPQIIGTQDTDGTSRPYKYEWSIDFPVYDSVISTEKNLSVKMTMAPGSYTLLFRVIDEVTGVRFQKRAPLLVSTSIFEGYMVLSDVNGHARLDMIPYTRATNTFKVIPDVLAYAGSTFPQQGKPLQVFCMDKNAFFDVKPNSYRIYILTETGTSWVNPETFAYGPLDNIRYEMTGNIPANFKATRMGGEVIFGLFPGMTLVSGNEVYTRLSDAPNFPYAACNIYPGAAKPFKAHPQVIIGGLNMVVFNMDKRTFTSGFFSAVSLNDMAPGLNYPTGKDLVHMEYDGSGSAYAILKDPGVQQYYLLRFVPGAEVTYFEPLNATDIASATQFAVSPQFGYLFYSAGGKLYEYDLSLKQSFLMADKGNSVISHLSFQRFYNSSRVPKYAEWSRLLTVGSYNPAQEEGKNGTIELYNILPVNEQITLANSWTGFGKVTSVSFRER is encoded by the coding sequence ATGCAACCAATTTATAAATACCTGCTTTTCGCCGCGCTTTGCTGGAGCATCGCGGGCTGCTACAAAGACAAAGGCAATTACGACTACCAGGCCATCAACGAACTAACGATCCGAAACCTGGATACTGTTCAGGGCTATTCCGTAGACCTGGGCCAGGTGCTTACTGTATCTCCACAAATAATAGGAACACAGGATACTGATGGCACCAGCCGTCCTTACAAATATGAATGGTCGATAGATTTTCCCGTATACGACTCGGTGATCTCCACAGAAAAGAACCTGAGCGTGAAGATGACAATGGCGCCCGGAAGCTATACGCTGCTTTTCAGGGTAATCGATGAAGTAACAGGGGTTCGGTTCCAGAAAAGGGCGCCCCTGCTCGTATCAACGAGTATATTTGAAGGTTATATGGTGCTTTCTGACGTGAACGGACATGCGCGGTTGGACATGATTCCGTATACCCGTGCCACCAATACCTTCAAAGTAATCCCGGATGTATTGGCTTACGCAGGTTCTACTTTTCCCCAGCAGGGAAAACCACTGCAGGTGTTCTGCATGGACAAAAACGCGTTCTTCGACGTAAAACCCAATTCCTACCGGATATATATTCTTACCGAAACAGGCACCAGCTGGGTGAATCCCGAAACTTTCGCCTATGGCCCGCTGGACAATATTCGCTATGAAATGACGGGCAATATCCCGGCGAATTTTAAAGCCACAAGAATGGGTGGAGAAGTGATTTTCGGATTATTCCCCGGTATGACACTTGTTTCCGGTAACGAAGTGTACACAAGGCTTTCAGACGCGCCGAATTTCCCTTACGCCGCCTGCAATATTTACCCTGGCGCCGCAAAACCGTTCAAGGCCCATCCACAGGTAATCATCGGAGGCCTGAATATGGTTGTCTTTAATATGGATAAACGCACATTTACCAGCGGTTTTTTCAGTGCAGTCAGTTTAAACGACATGGCGCCGGGATTAAACTATCCTACCGGTAAAGACCTCGTACACATGGAGTACGATGGATCAGGAAGCGCCTATGCCATTCTGAAGGATCCGGGTGTGCAGCAATATTACCTGCTCCGTTTTGTACCGGGAGCCGAGGTTACCTATTTTGAACCCCTCAACGCTACGGATATCGCCTCCGCTACACAATTCGCGGTAAGCCCCCAGTTCGGGTATCTTTTCTACAGCGCGGGCGGCAAACTGTATGAATATGACCTCTCCCTGAAACAAAGTTTCCTGATGGCCGACAAAGGAAATTCGGTGATCTCGCATCTTTCTTTCCAGCGTTTCTACAACAGCTCCAGGGTGCCCAAATATGCCGAATGGTCGCGCCTGCTTACCGTGGGCTCCTACAACCCCGCACAGGAAGAAGGAAAGAACGGGACCATTGAACTGTACAATATACTACCGGTGAATGAACAGATTACGCTTGCCAATTCCTGGACAGGTTTTGGAAAAGTTACCAGTGTATCCTTCCGCGAACGTTAA
- a CDS encoding DUF4843 domain-containing protein → MKKLFYLGMVLTMALGCKKEPLLTYDTDDNIYFNYKVGPLEIPSDSLIYSFAYSDVNVQEATIGIPLAVTGLPNENDRTFELEIDPSSTAKEGVHYDAFTTIVHAGKVRDTLKIRLHRTPDLASGRKTLYFRLKPNASFKTNIPIGIGNSRDTTQLLRFMIVTTDILEAGPNWSDYQYYLGDFSVKKMKLMNELFQMPLDLWTVPLTTAITTDVIYYGSLMSRYLTDQELQGNTIFEADGITPMKMGFHFQ, encoded by the coding sequence ATGAAAAAACTATTCTACCTCGGTATGGTGCTCACGATGGCCCTGGGCTGTAAAAAAGAGCCACTGCTCACGTACGATACCGACGACAATATCTATTTTAATTATAAAGTCGGCCCATTGGAAATCCCTTCCGACAGCCTTATCTATTCCTTTGCCTACAGCGATGTAAACGTACAGGAAGCCACCATCGGTATTCCCCTGGCTGTTACCGGATTGCCCAATGAAAATGACAGGACATTCGAACTGGAAATCGATCCTTCCTCCACCGCGAAGGAAGGCGTGCATTACGATGCTTTTACCACTATCGTCCATGCAGGAAAGGTACGCGACACCCTGAAGATCCGCCTGCACCGGACGCCTGATCTCGCATCTGGCCGGAAAACACTGTATTTCCGCCTGAAGCCTAATGCAAGTTTCAAAACGAATATACCCATCGGCATTGGTAATTCGCGAGACACCACGCAACTGCTCAGGTTCATGATCGTTACCACAGATATACTAGAAGCCGGACCGAACTGGAGCGATTACCAATATTACCTGGGCGACTTCAGCGTAAAGAAGATGAAGCTGATGAACGAACTGTTCCAGATGCCGCTTGACCTCTGGACAGTTCCTTTGACAACGGCCATTACGACCGACGTGATCTATTATGGGTCATTGATGAGCAGATACCTTACCGACCAGGAATTACAGGGCAACACCATTTTTGAAGCCGATGGCATTACCCCCATGAAAATGGGATTCCATTTCCAGTAA